A genomic stretch from Carassius auratus strain Wakin chromosome 37, ASM336829v1, whole genome shotgun sequence includes:
- the asah2 gene encoding neutral ceramidase gives MARKTAYCKLNGLEMSLIVLFLLMTVVSVGLITVLSLKLDSEKQEVTPEEPSPSVSPPENPYLIGVGRADCTGPVADLPMMGYASTGQTARGLHTRLFSRAFIVDDGSKRVVFITADIGMVSQRLRLEVLQELKAKYGDLYRQDNVVMSGTHTHAGVGGYFQYTLFMITSKGYIKPSIQAIVSGIVKSIDIAHRNLRPGRIFINKGQLADSNLNRSPHSYMNNPEEERNRYEFNTDKQIVIMKFTDLDGDGIGLLSWFAVHPVSMNNTNRMVSSDNLGYASYAFEQEKNIGFLPGEGPFVAGFSSSNLGDSSPNIRGPVCVNTGEKCDYLNSSCPIGGKKACIAFGPGEDMFESTRIIGENMSKKAKELYSSAKQELHGPVYGAHQWVNMTDETVPLNSTHTGRTCKPALGHSFAAGTTDGGGEFNFIQGDTDGDPFWDGIRDAILGPPSNETTACHQPKPILFSTGEMDSPLPWHPAIVDVQIITIGSLAIVAVPGEFTTMSGRRIREAVKKELEVKESFANAEVVVAGLCNIYTHYITTYEEYQIQRYEGGSTIYGPHSLSAYIQRYRGLARAIAHETIGDLPKGPEPPFFDEDKLFNQVKDPVADVAQNGTTFGDVLLQVGPVYKVGEIASVTFVAGNPRHSGDIRDKTFVTVERFHNDTNSWEIVHTDASWETRFDWIKGFFGLSQAKVEWHIPLTAQTGTYRIQHFGHYKQLTDSTATPYVGTSDAFKVTKSFYYY, from the exons ATGGCGCGGAAGACTGCGTACTGTAAGCTCAACGGGCTGGAGATGTCGCTCATAGTCCTCTTCCTTTTGATGACAGTAGTCTCAGTGGGGCTAATAACAGTCCTGTCCCTCAAACTGGATTCAGAAAAAC AAGAAGTGACTCCAGAGGAACCGAGCCCATCAGTGAGTCCTCCAGAGAACCCTTATCTGATCGGTGTGGGTCGAGCAGACTGTACCGGGCCTGTGGCAGATCTGCCTATG ATGGGTTACGCCAGTACTGGGCAGACAGCGAGAGGGCTCCACACACGTCTGTTCAGCAGAGCCTTCATCGTGGACGATGGCAGTAAAAGAGTGGTGTTCATCACTGCAGACATCGGCATGGTCTCTCAGAGACTAAGGCTTGAG GTTCTTCAAGAGCTGAAGGCGAAATATGGAGACCTGTACAGACAGGACAATGTGGTCATgagtggcacacacacacatgcaggtgtGGGTGGATATTTCCAGTACACCCTCTTTATGATCACCAGTAAAGGTTATATTAAACCATCAATACAAGCCATCGTCAGTGGAATAGTCAAG AGCATTGATATAGCTCACAGGAATTTGAGACCTGGACGCATTTTCATAAATAAAGGACAACTAGCTGACAGCAACTTGAACAGAAGCCCACATTCATACATGAACAACCCCGAGGAGGAGAGAAacag ATATGAATTCAACACAGACAAGCAGATTGTCATCATGAAATTCACAGATCTGGACGGGGATGGTATCGGCTTGCTCAG CTGGTTTGCCGTACATCCCGTCAGTATGAATAACACCAATCGCATGGTGAGCTCGGATAACCTCGGCTACGCCTCCTACGCCTTCGAGCAAGAGAAAAACATTGGCTTTCTACCCGGTGAG GGCCCTTTTGTAGCCGGCTTTTCCTCCAGTAATCTTGGAGATTCATCTCCCAACATTCGCGGCCCTGTCTGTGTGAACACCGGCGAGAAGTGTGACTACCTTAACAGCTCCTGTCCCATCGGTGGA AAAAAAGCATGCATAGCTTTTGGACCGGGTGAGGACATGTTTGAAAGCACCAGAATCATAGGAGAGAATATGTCTAAAAAAGCAAAG GAGTTGTACAGCAGTGCAAAGCAGGAGCTGCATGGGCCCGTTTACGGCGCCCATCAGTGGGTCAATATGACTGATGAGACCGTCCCACTGAACTCCACTCATACA GGACGGACGTGTAAACCTGCTCTGGGCCACAGTTTTGCTGCTGGTACAACTGATGGAGGAGGAGAATTCAACTTCATACAAG GGGATACTGATGGAGATCCTTTCTGGGATGGAATTAGAGATGCAATTTTGGGACCCCCTTCCAACGAGACGACGGCTTGTCATCAGCCTAAACCAATCCTCTTCAGCACTGGGGAG ATGGATTCGCCCCTCCCATGGCATCCAGCCATCGTGGACGTTCAGATCATCACTATCGGCTCTTTAGCTATAGTTGCAGTCCCAGGAGAATTTAC TACCATGTCAGGAAGAAGGATACGAGAGGCAGTCAAAAAG GAGTTGGAGGTAAAAGAGTCTTTCGCAAATGCAGAGGTGGTTGTCGCTGGTCTGTGCAACATTTACACCCACTACATCACAACATACGAAGAGTACCAG ATCCAGCGATATGAGGGCGGATCCACTATTTATGGGCCTCACAGTCTCTCGGCTTACATCCAGCGTTACAGAGGCCTGGCCAGAGCTATAGCTCAC GAAACAATTGGAGATCTGCCTAAGGGTCCTGAACCCCCGTTCTTCGATGAAGACAAACTTTTTAATCAAGTGAAGGACCCAGTTGCAGATGTAGCTCAAAATGGCACAACATTTGGTGATGTCTTACTGCAAGTTGGCCCCGTCTATAAAGTG GGAGAAATTGCATCTGTCACATTTGTTGCTGGAAACCCAAGACACTCTGGAGATATC AGAGACAAGACATTTGTCACAGTGGAGAGGTTTCATAACGACACCAACTCATGGGAAATAGTTCACACGGATGCATCGTGGGAAACAAG GTTTGACTGGATTAAAGGATTTTTTGGCCTGAGTCAGGCAAAAGTTGAGTGGCACATCCCGCTCACGGCACAGACAGGAACCTACCGGATTCAACACTTTGGACACTACAAGCAACTGACGGATAGCACCGCCACACCATACGTGGGCACGTCTGATGCTTTTAAAGTCACCAAAAGCTTTTACTACTATTGA
- the LOC113056349 gene encoding phosphatidylcholine:ceramide cholinephosphotransferase 1-like has translation MSRACSEKDFVFHSSVCLCQSLHYISTSSRADMNKAASWSEEEVSLWLTDQGLQEYSEPLRNYDGPALLSLTTDDFKRSPLSRVTSDGGHLLLEKIETLKIEHHIDVHKNGHANGHMVLNHNGNAGSAGKPHQNGMVNGFHKELVQIHIPEPASPQFPPEWGKTAVAFVYALCCFVLTTVIISVVHERVPPKEASPPLPDKFFDFFDRVEWAFTICEINGMILMVLWIIQLSLLKHKSIVGRRFFFIVGTLYLYRCITMYITTLPVPGMHFKCSPKLYGDWESQMRRVMKLIAGGGLTITGSHNMCGDYLYSGHTVMLTLTYLFTKEYSPRRFWWYHWGCWALCAVGLFCILLAHDHYTIDVVVAYFITTRLFWWYHTMANQQVLKETSQTNFFTHVWWYRFFRYLENNVPAVVPRSYQKPFSWRLLHWSHVKYTRIDSD, from the exons ATGTCAAGAGCATGTTCAGAGAAAGACTTTGTGTTTCATAGCAGTGTGTGCCTATGTCAGAGTCTCCATTACATTTCTACAAGCTCAAGGGCTGATATGAATAAAGCAGCGTCGTGGTCAGAGGAGGAGGTCTCGCTCTGGCTGACCGATCAGGGCCTGCAGGAATACTCCGAACCTTTACGAAACTACGACGGACCAGCTTTGTTAAGTCTTACGACGGATGACTTCAAGAGGTCACCCCTCTCCAGGGTCACATCAGACGGTGGTCATTTGCTCTTGGAAAAGATTGAGACCCTTAAGATCGAGCATCATATCGACGTCCACAAGAATGGACATGCCAATGGGCACATGGTGTTGAATCATAACGGGAATGCTGGGAGTGCCGGAAAGCCTCACCAGAATGGCATGGTGAATGGTTTCCACAAGGAACTGGTGCAGATTCACATACCAGAGCCAGCTTCTCCGCAGTTTCCTCCTGAGTGGGGAAAGACCGCCGTGGCTTTTGTCTATGCCTTATGCTGCTTCGTCTTGACCACCGTCATTATTTCTGTGGTCCATGAACGTGTGCCTCCTAAGGAGGCATCTCCACCACTCCCTGACAAGTTCTTTGACTTTTTCGATCGTGTGGAGTGGGCTTTCACTATATGCGAGATCAACGGAATGATTCTGATGGTCTTGTGGATTATACAGTTGAGTCTCTTAAAACACAA ATCGATTGTTGGCCGACGCTTCTTCTTCATAGTCGGGACACTCTACCTCTACAGGTGCATCACCATGTACATTACTACTCTGCCAGTTCCTGGCATGCACTTCAAATGCTCTCCTAAG CTGTATGGTGACTGGGAATCTCAGATGCGGCGGGTGATGAAATTGATCGCCGGAGGAGGCCTGACCATCACAGGCTCTCATAACATGTGTGGAGACTACTTATACAGCGGCCACACAGTCATGCTCACCCTCACTTATCTCTTCACGAAGGAGT ATTCTCCTAGACGGTTCTGGTGGTACCACTGGGGCTGTTGGGCTCTGTGTGCAGTGGGATTGTTTTGCATCCTCCTTGCTCATGACCACTACACGATTGATGTTGTCGTGGCCTACTTCATCACCACACGTCTCTTCTGGTGGTATCACACCATGGCCAACCAACAG GTGCTCAAAGAGACGTCCCAGACCAACTTTTTCACCCATGTATGGTGGTACCGATTTTTCAGGTACCTGGAAAACAATGTTCCCGCCGTCGTCCCCCGCAGCTACCAGAAGCCCTTCTCATGGCGATTGCTGCATTGGAGCCATGTGAAGTACACACGGATAGACTCCGACTGA